A genomic window from Pseudomonas argentinensis includes:
- a CDS encoding AraC family transcriptional regulator: MDKPTGRSDWVLRSHAPGRVERIEAYFSGHGYDPHRHDSYAIGRTLSGVQSFRYRRAMRHSLPGGTLVLHPDELHDGMAGTDAGFHYRMLYIDPVLIQQVLGGKPLPFVAGGLSDDSRLRSATESFMQAMDNPLESLEEDDAIYDLARALEAVAGKPRGRRAFDYPATQRAREYIHSRNGASITLDELEHVSGRDRWSLSRDFRALFGTSPYRYVTMRRLERCRELALSGIGLADAALIAGFFDQSHMTRHFVASFGLSPARWLSIVKLQDRTR; this comes from the coding sequence ATGGACAAACCAACAGGCCGAAGTGACTGGGTGCTGCGCAGCCATGCGCCGGGGCGGGTGGAGCGCATCGAGGCGTATTTCAGCGGCCACGGGTACGATCCTCATCGCCACGACTCCTACGCCATCGGCCGCACCTTGTCCGGTGTGCAGAGCTTTCGTTATCGGCGCGCCATGCGCCACAGCCTGCCCGGCGGCACCCTGGTGTTGCACCCGGATGAACTGCACGACGGCATGGCCGGCACCGACGCCGGCTTTCATTACCGCATGCTGTATATCGACCCGGTGCTGATCCAGCAGGTGCTTGGCGGCAAGCCGCTGCCCTTCGTGGCTGGTGGCTTGAGCGATGACTCGCGCCTGCGCAGCGCCACCGAGTCGTTCATGCAGGCGATGGACAACCCGCTGGAGTCGCTGGAAGAAGACGACGCGATCTACGACCTGGCCCGCGCCCTCGAAGCCGTCGCCGGCAAGCCCCGCGGTCGTCGCGCCTTCGATTACCCCGCCACGCAGCGGGCGCGGGAGTACATCCATAGCCGTAACGGCGCGAGCATCACCCTGGACGAACTGGAGCATGTCAGCGGGCGGGATCGGTGGAGCCTGTCGCGGGACTTTCGTGCGCTGTTCGGCACCAGCCCCTACCGTTACGTGACCATGCGCCGCCTGGAGCGCTGCCGTGAACTGGCCTTGTCGGGCATCGGCCTGGCCGATGCGGCGCTGATCGCCGGGTTCTTCGACCAGAGCCATATGACCCGGCATTTCGTGGCCAGCTTCGGCCTGTCTCCGGCGCGCTGGCTGAGCATTGTGAAGTTGCAGGATCGTACAAGATAG
- a CDS encoding cupin domain-containing protein, which translates to MSQPIPSTRQAINLIRKLDLIAEQWSPRVVAEMNDYQFKVARLQGDFIWHAHAETDEAFLVLDGQLRLDFRDGSVTLGSGELYVVPRGVEHKPYAEAEVKLLLIEPRGVLNTGAEGGERTAVNDLWI; encoded by the coding sequence GTGAGCCAGCCAATTCCATCAACCCGGCAAGCCATCAACCTGATCCGCAAGCTCGACCTGATCGCCGAGCAATGGTCACCTCGCGTGGTCGCGGAAATGAACGACTACCAGTTCAAGGTGGCGCGCCTGCAGGGCGATTTCATCTGGCATGCCCATGCCGAAACCGACGAAGCCTTTCTGGTGCTCGACGGCCAGTTGCGCCTGGATTTTCGTGACGGCTCGGTAACCCTGGGCAGTGGCGAGCTGTACGTGGTGCCCAGGGGCGTTGAGCACAAACCCTATGCCGAAGCCGAGGTGAAGTTGCTGCTGATCGAGCCGCGCGGCGTGCTTAACACCGGGGCAGAAGGCGGGGAGCGTACGGCGGTCAACGATCTGTGGATCTGA